A DNA window from Alligator mississippiensis isolate rAllMis1 chromosome 11, rAllMis1, whole genome shotgun sequence contains the following coding sequences:
- the UBL7 gene encoding ubiquitin-like protein 7, with the protein MSLPEWHIAVKLADQPLAPKSILRLPEAELGECPLGGCSISYLKQLITGKLQESVPDPELIDLIYCGRKLRDDQTLDFYGIQSGSTVHVLRKSWPEPDQKAEPVDKVAAVREFRVLHTALHSSSAYRDAVFKMLGNKESLDQIVVATPGLSSDPIALGVLQDKDLFSVFADPNMLDTLIPTHPALVNAIILVLHSVAGSTPLPAPETSRSMPSSSYRDMPGGFLFEGLSDDEDDFHQSTRSTPSSSTSGSRPASLGYTGAAGPRPITQSELATALALASTPESSSHTPTPGTQGHSSGTSPMSSSVQSGTPITNDLFSQALQHALQASGQPSLQSQWQPQLQQLRDMGIHDDELSLRALQATGGDIQAALELIFAGGAP; encoded by the exons ATGTCCCTGCCCGAGTGGCACATCGCGGTGAAGCTGGCGGACCAGCCCTTGGCCCCCAAGTCCATCCTGCGGCTCCCGGAGGCGGAGTTGGGCGAGTGCCCGCTGGGCGGGTGCAGCATCTCCTACCTGAAGCAGCTGATCACTGGGAAGCTGCAAGAGTCGGTCCCAGACCCCGAGCTCATCG ATCTGATCTATTGTGGTCGCAAGCTGAGGGATGACCAGACGCTTGACTTCTATGGTATCCAGTCAGGCTCCACAGTTCATGTTCTACGCAAGTCATGGCCTGAGCCAGATCAGAAAGCAG AACCTGTGGATAAAGTGGCTGCAGTGAGAGAGTTCCGGGTCCTTCACACTGCCCTGCACAGCAGTTCTGCTTACAGAGATGCT GTCTTCAAGATGCTGGGGAACAAGGAATCCTTGGACCAGATCGTTGTGGCTactcctggcctcagcagtgaccCCATTGCTTTGG GAGTCTTGCAGGACAAggatcttttttctgtttttgcagaCCCAAATATGCTGGACAC GCTAATCCCAACTCACCCTGCCCTCGTGAATGCCATTATCCTAGTTCTACACTCGGTAGCAGGCAGCACACCTTTGCCAGCTCCAGAGACCTCGCGTAGCATGCCCTCCAGTTCCTACAGGGATATGCCAG GTGGCTTTCTGTTTGAGGGTCTCTCTGATGACGAAGATGACTTTCATCAG AGCACAAGGTCTACGCCATCCAGCAGCACTTCAGGGTCTCGCCCAGCATCTCTTGGATACACTGGGGCTGCTGGACCCCGACCCATCACACAGAGTGAACTGGCTacagcactggccctggccagtaCCCCAGAGAGCAGTTCCCACACTCCCACTCCTGGGACCCAG GGTCACTCATCGGGAACCTCTCCAATGTCCTCCAGTGTCCAGTCAGGAACCCCCATCACCAACGATCTCTTCAGCCAAGCCCTACAACATGCCCTGCAGGCCTCTGGGCAGCCTAGCCTTCAG AGCCAgtggcagccacagctgcagcagctgcgaGATATGGGCATACACGATGATGAGCTAAGTCTCCGAGCCCTGCAAGCCACTGGAGGGGACATCCAGGCTGCCTTGGAACTCATATTTGCTGGCGGGGCTCCCTAA